In a single window of the Plasmodium cynomolgi strain B DNA, chromosome 6, whole genome shotgun sequence genome:
- a CDS encoding hypothetical protein (putative) produces the protein MEVVIKRPYIEVFERILKLFTSVSEQLHLRLTRSKLELIGSNNLTNELIIHVDKKFFSLGNVNCDEKSASGSLSSKDLYHCLFSYQITRLLRSDGSFRLGAYERGQRGSNVGGGSGGSGGARGGGVGSGGIGSGGIGSVAIGSSCDAADVSKIILKFNKKNGTLEVVVKFKKRSTHFSAELKLRPFCNPLKSYVYKNESIIQVEPTLFLINLKDLANERNVFLKNTDDAIVLSAIETSDFSLNKEKIKREQFFYNNKKISIPSCKTKYFFKNKKFEDHTLALPLPDLKLVFKFCSDLNLFCLFATKNFKENVVICFGGIISRILEKNKRRILSQRCGKKGGGSELIQQTHWGGEAPTKVGEYNGMYDHSVYAKSPSPYRILHSQGKEEQGPQSCVFYLSDENDSSDEYDSDVDEIDQQALYFSPSHGQADLCNDNGVQYSGVQYS, from the coding sequence ATGGAAGTGGTAATCAAGAGGCCCTACATCGAAGTATTCGAACGGATACTGAAGCTGTTCACATCGGTGAGCGAACAGCTGCACCTCCGACTGACGCGCAGCAAGCTAGAGCTCATCGGGTCCAACAACTTAACGAACGAATTGATAATCCACGTGGACAAGAAATTTTTCTCCCTAGGCAATGTGAACTGTGATGAGAAGAGTGCCAGTGGCTCCCTCAGCTCGAAAGACTTATACCACTGCCTGTTTAGCTACCAAATAACGAGACTGCTGAGGAGTGATGGGAGTTTCCGCTTGGGGGCCTACGAAAGGGGCCAGCGGGGCAGCAATGTTGGTGGTGGTAGCGGTGGTAGCGGCGGAGCTCGTGGTGGTGGCGTCGGCAGTGGTGGCATCGGCAGTGGTGGCATCGGCAGTGTTGCCATCGGCAGCAGTTGCGACGCCGCTGATGTGTCCAAAATTATTCTCAAATTCAACAAGAAGAACGGCACGCTGGAGGTGGTCgtgaaatttaaaaagcgCAGCACGCACTTTAGCGCGGAGCTCAAACTGAGGCCCTTCTGCAACCCACTAAAAAGTTAcgtgtacaaaaatgaatccaTTATACAAGTAGAACCCACTCTCTTTCTGATAAACTTGAAGGACCTAGCCAACGAAAGAAACGTTTTTCTAAAAAACACAGATGATGCAATTGTCCTGAGCGCCATAGAAACATCAGACTTTAGTCtcaacaaagaaaaaatcaaaagagAGCAATTCTTTTacaacaataaaaaaatatccattCCTTCATGTAAGACTAagtatttcttcaaaaacaaaaagtttGAGGATCACACTTTGGCACTTCCTCTCCCTGACTTAAAACTCGTTTTTAAATTCTGCTCCGActtgaatttattttgtttatttgccaccaaaaattttaaagaaaatgtagTCATCTGTTTTGGTGGAATTATTTCACGTATTCTagagaagaacaaaaggaGGATTTTATCTCAACGGTGtggtaaaaaggggggaggttCCGAGTTGATACAACAGACTcactgggggggggaagcacctACCAAGGTAGGGGAATACAACGGAATGTATGACCACAGCGTTTATGCAAAGAGTCCCTCCCCGTACAGAATTCTTCATTCACAGGGGAAAGAGGAACAGGGACCCCAATCGTGTGTTTTCTACCTCTCCGATGAGAACGACTCAAGTGATGAATACGACTCGGATGTGGATGAAATAGATCAGCAggctctttatttttccccttcacatGGTCAGGCGGACTTGTGCAACGATAATGGGGTGCAGTACAGCGGTGTGCAGTACAGT